In the genome of Zootoca vivipara chromosome 6, rZooViv1.1, whole genome shotgun sequence, the window cgcgcgttgcttgcttgtcgctccatctggattcctgcctcacccccaccgccagagccgctttgctcagttgatccatattactgggctttggacctctcgagagctcatccttcacctcctcatgcaaccccaagtaaaacgccgcttgcattggggcagactccagatcccaccccaatctgtgcaccagcatggtgaatttcgcccaatacgcgcgaactgtcatatttccttggcgtaaattatgaagttcctccttagtctggtccatatgactatcggacgaatacatcgttttcaaaccttctagaaatagtttgacattcttcatgcaaggattccttgttgcaattaacggtcttagccactccctggccgcccctgtaaggtgctccacaataaacgctactctgtgctcatcatcagggaactcatcgtggtgcagctcaagagcatacacaatctcagtctcaaagccctgaaactccttcgggtctccattgaacttgcttactagggtcccggctctccttcctggcagcacttggacttggggtgcccctcccgccttgtttttctctgcatccagcttgttttggaggtctaccgccaccgcccttaaatgctgctctttttcctggagctctctcacctgttccgcaagttgtagccggtcgtcctggaccttcttagtctcctctttagctgccttcaattctccctgcgcctgcagcgacagctgttgcagttctagctgggcttgctcagcgatctgccgccacttctccgcctctgacacgctcatcccggcaactccaaagtagcccaaaaatgattaggaggttgctgtcacagtggccggagtggactacttcagagtaacgacgctacgcagctctgcattttatccttttattggtgctgcgtatttacagtgctcaagtcattgctatttacacggagcgatgttgtcagtcggtttcagaacctcctaatggcttttggcgcgtctttctccaacacaaaagctttggcagacccatcctcttgcccctcctcttcctgcgtaattctggagttggggggatgggtcttccccccttacttgccccttcctgtcccacctgggaccctggctcctctaccttgcctgagcctcggacacgacttcctgcttccccactggaatcggaactctccctgctttcccctttgctcggggacgggcttgaactcaggaggggagggacttcgcgatatcccctgtccctcacagtttgcTTCAACAAAATGAGAGGTAAGGGGTGCCTCCATGACCTTATTCAAATACCAACAGTACCATTCAATTAGAATAATTTACCACCTGTGATTCCCGAGGGGTCGTTTATGCAATTCAATGCAGTTGTGGTCTATGGTGCGTAGGGAGCACAGTAAGACCTGTTAAAACAAGAATATTAGAACATAAAAATCGTATTTTGAATAAggtaagagtggggggggggcaaaaggtgGAAAAACTACCCCAgcaggagcatgacatgtccctcACTTCTGCTCTGCGCCATGAGTAAATAATATTGAAGATGTGAAGGAACTGGAATTTGTCCTTACTTGTATGGACTGTTTCAGGAAGGATGGTGGGATTTGAAAGGAGAACTTacagcttatccacacttcctattgccctgctgctttcccctgggaaaacaactctttagcgctcaatcggggcaaacagcaatttgggtttccccTGGATTGCCATTTCTTCTGATCTgtcactaaagagcagtttttcccTTGGAAGGGAGTGGGGgtaaaccactcagacccatgcctagaaagtgtagGTCAAGTGGAAAATATTACAGGTGGGTCCCAAATTAATCTAAAATGCTTGAGAAGCACTGGTGCACACACCCATTTATTTCATTCTCTTTTACTGTGGTCACAGGCATTGgagtcttatttattttttaagtccaAAAGCCTGCAAAACTTGTAAAAACATCCTCATGCTTGAGCACATCCCTTCTGCCCATTGGTTCTGAGCAAAGAGCAGTCTGAGCGTGCCTAGCACAGAATCTGATATTCTtctgcagccagccagtgggaaGGAAGGCGGGTGCCCCAGTCACGGCAGGAAGTGATACACGTCCAGCCTACTGGAAAGAAATCTTGGGGCAAGACACAGAGGAGCTGCAGAAAGGAGTAACggcttctgtgagaacaggatggcatCGGGTCACATTCGCAGTGTCTTGGTGACAGGATCCAACCGAGGCATCGGGCTGCAGCTGGTGAAATGTTTCCTTGAGAAACCAAACCCTCCCCAAGTAGTGTTCGCAACCTGCCGGGATCCAGAAGGGGCCAGAGCACAGGTGAGTTGTTAGACTCTCTTCAGCTGACTTTGAAGGCAGAAAGTCTCCCTCtcgggggacacacacacacacccatccacgATAAGAGGACAAACACTTTCTCTGCAAAGCTGATGTGTCTGAGACAGGCTTCTTTCTGCAAATCCCATTTTCTACCCCACTCCTGCACATTGTTTATAAGCAGAGATATCTTCTTTCCTCCAGTTTAGGGATTTCAATTCCTGGGTGTGCGTGCAAGAGAGAGatccactttcccccctcccctgaagCAACTGTCAGGCATCCATCCACACCCCATCCTTTCCAGCTGGAACTTCTCCTTCCCTGCTGCCAGATTGTGTAACTCTGACTTCCGTAAGTCAGTGTTGCATGCAAGAGCCCTTTTCAGAATCTGTGCTAAAAAGTTTCCAAGTTGTTATATAAGCAAGAGGCTCGTCTCAGCCATAGAATTTAAAACAGGAGATAGGCAAGTTTGCAAAGCCTTGTTTGAGAActctggttgttttgttttgtttgtggagTTGCATGCTTTAGACTTCCCTAATTTAGGGGCCTCTCCGTTTGGAGGAGAGAACAGGGAGGCTCGGATTTATTTACAAATGCAGAAGTTGAGTGTTGCTGGAGGCAAACTGAGTTTGTAGCAAAGAGAAATAAACATGAGGTTGAATATTAGAATGACGCTTATTGTTccaataagaaaaaaaagagtcTACTGCAGTGGTTCGCAAAGAAACTCCTTAGCACATGACCTTGTTTTAACATGGTAAGTCAGTCTACATTGAATACTTTGGAGCTTTCACAGGGGTATAGCAGCCATGTTCAGCTAGCTCCAGGGCATGTTAAAAGTTAAGCTGCTTCTACACTGGTCATTTACTATGGAACAACCACACCTTTGTTCAAGGCACCTGCACAATGTGAAAACATTCCCCTCTAATGCTTcccctcttcagcttccagctGTTGTTTTCTGAGCACAGAaaatccagctttttaaaaactttggaaTAGCTTCACAATTTCTCAGGGGTAGATGGCCCCTCACTTGGCTGTTTTGGTCAGTTAGTGGCATCACCAAGACTATTCCCATAGGGCATAAATttccaaccttttcagacccaggactcATGTTTTGTGGGATAAACAgcctcatacagtggaacctcagtttatgaacaccttggtttatgaattttcggtttatgaacgccgcggacccatctggaacggattaattcattttccattactttcaatgggaaagttcgcttcaatttatgaacgcttcagtttatgaacagacttccggaaccaattacacccatgcttcagtttatgaacgctttagtttaagtactccgcggacccgtctggaacagattaatccactttccattactttcaatgggaaagttcgcttcagtttatgaacgcttcagtttaagtactccgcggactgtctggaacagattaatccactttccattactttcaatgggaaagttcgcttcagtttatgaacgcttcagtttatgaacagacttccggaaccaattgtgttcataaaccgaggtaccactgtataaccaacCTGCTTAAGTCTaaataatgcatgaaggggttaatgccatagagtaagctgtcctgccaggtttggctcaccttgggaggaaatgggtaaTTAAGCATATTGTCCTTCTTCAGTCTACATGTGAACTTCAGCTGTGAAGAGGTTTGAACTTGTTGCTCCAGCTCCACCACATGGCTCTCACCAGCCATTCTTGAGTTCTTTCTTGATGTTTGAGTTCAGTCCCACAATGCCCTTGTGGGAGCTACCGTAGTATGGAGGCCTCAGGCTGCCACCTGCACAACAGGGCTAAGACTGGCCTAGTTACAAGATAGTTATAACAACTGTGGTAATGTATGTGGGGATCTTCGGACACATTACAACATGAtataatttgttttcttttgtttcccacaGGAGCTGAGGCACCTGGCATCCAAGCACCCCAATCTGGCAATTCTGCAGCTTGGTaagccctctcctctctttcAGCAAACAGCAGCAAGGCTGTTGCTTCTTAATTTGAGCCCCGGCAGCTTCTACTCCCTGTTGTATCTGATCATTTCTTAAGGCACTGGCTGTATTTAGATTCTCCTCTAGACCATGTACTAGATAGAGGATCTTTAAcaagccctctctcctcccttaaCTTGCCCAAAAAGAAGCACTACAAGTCAGAATCTGTTGGACAAATTTGCCCTAAGTAATCTGTCCAAATTTCCCTCCTACATTGTCCTATTGGTTAGGAGACTGCAGTTTACAGACTTCCCAGTCCACTTATTTCATATTTCCCCCTTTGTATGTACCCCCCTCATTACATACCAGTACATCCCATGATCATGCTAATTAGCTCTAGCTCCAACCGGGCGGTTTGACTAATATTCATAGCCTTTTAAAGCATGCACAATAGTTTTCTAACTGTTCTCCTCCATGTCCCCTCGTGGTTCTAAGTCACCCACAAACCTTCCTAGTACCTTATAAGGCTTtatcattttcatcagagaaatgtcggagggttgTGATACCCACCCAAACCTTTGAGAGGAGCAGCACATTTAGCTCTAATTTCATAACAGGCATTAGTAGTTTTGGAGGGCTGAGAATGCCATCCGGGTTCACGAGTTACTTTCCAGTTGATCAAACCGCATCTAAGATTCTGTGGGATAAACAGGCAAGAAAAGCTTAGCAGACATGACCATGCCTTGCGGTTGTAACTGCTTGCAttgcaaagaaagaagaaacttGTGGTAACATCTCAAGAAATTGCTGAGAGTAGCCAAAAGATAATGCCTTATTATGAGATACTACCGTAGGAAGCCTTGGCATGTGTGCAGTGATTAGCAGTGGTGCCCTGAGCCAATAAATGGTCCCCTCCCAGCAACATTTGATAGCAATAGGCTGGACTTGACAGCTGACTTATCTAACACCCCAATGATTGGATGCAGCTGCCATGGCAATGGAATGGGTGTGTGCAACTCCTCTGTAAAGTTGAATGAGGGCCTCGCTCAGCAGAGATTAGGTGTTCTACTTGATTTTGAGGCCCCTCCCAAATACTGACAAGCGCCCAAGGCTTTTTCAAAAGACAAGCTTCTATTTGGTTATGAAGGAAATAAGATAGGCACCTCTTGATGACATTTCAACTATAATTCTCACTCCTCCCTACCCCACCcagctccttccccccccccctggctataCAAAGCAAAACTGCATGACTGCCCCTTAAACAAACAGAAGTTTGCAGAGGAGTAAGCAAGCATGATTGAAAGGGATGGTTTCTCCAAAATGCTCTTGGCAGTGGGCCCCATTATCACCTTGCTTAACTATTGTAGCGTGGAACCTGGGAACCTTAGTTCAGTGGTTTCTCAAGGAACACAGACACGGTTGTGGAGAAATTGAAAGTATTTATAGCTGACAGCAATAGGCTGTTCTGGACCTCGAACAATAGTGTTCAGAGTTTATATACTTTTCCAGGTAGCATTAGACATTACATATTCATATATTGCAGCAAAATTAAACCAAAAAGTGTTGGCTTGCCCATCCATGTTAGTAAACTGCAAAAATCAGCAATCTTTAGGTACAAAGCCATTAGGTCACTGTGACAATTTAAGGTGTCCGAAAAAACCCCTTCTCTGTCATACTTTCTGGGCTTGCAGCCAAGTCTAGGTTAGTATCCTGTTTGCAAACCCGTGACCAGCACTGGGCTGCCCCAAACCTGGGTGCTTTCCACCCTACCCTGTAAGCAACAGATATAATTAATCATTAACATTAAGAGTATGACCCATAAGATTCCTAAAAGCACTTCCAACCAATATGTTGATTATTACTAGGCTTTAAAGCATGCTCCAGCATTCTCAATAAGCAAGACAGTATACTAAGTTCAAATATAAAATGACATTTTCTGCAAATGTTTGTTGACTGTCAGTTCCCCTTTATCAGAATTCTGGGCATCTGGTCAGAACATTAGTCAACTTGAACTGTCTGGTGACTGAGTTACCAGAACTCCCTTCGAGCAGGTGTCCAGTTGCAAGCACAGCAAATTCTTTGGTTTCAAGAAGCTGCTTTCAGCAAAACAGTAATAGGCACAAAGGACTATTACTTTCTGATGGATTTCTGATACTAGCATCAGTAAAGACCATTTTGTGAACAGTGAAACAGATTACCTGGCTCACGTGCCAcactattatattttttaaaaaaatcgagctttaaaaatgtattgggccTGGTCACCTCAAGAGCCATCTGCACCTGTATTAAGTAGCCCAGGCTTTGAAGCTGTGCCCTCCTCTCTATCACCATGAATGGCTGAGCAACAAGGAGAGCCAAGCCCTCTTAGGGATGGTACTCCCTCCAGAGATCTGCCTGGTTCTCTAGTAGGATGAATGCatggagtggtgtgtgtgtgtgtgtgtgtgtgtgtgtgtgagagagagagagagagagagagagagagagagagagagagagagagatgcccccACCAACCTCCATGTACACATCCAAACATGTGACCTTACATACTGTAGCTTTCAAGTGTTCAGATGAACACACTGAAGTTGGAAGCATGCAATCCTGCTGTCCCCGCATTTCTCCTACGTGAATGAACATGCCAATAATTCCACCTATTGTGAATAGCTGACAGGTGAGAACGCAGTCAAGTCCTACACAAAAGAGAgtcttgtttcttcttcttctttgtagaaACCACTGATGAGGCAAGTGTCAAGGCAGCTGCCAGGAAGGTCGAGGCCCGCCTGGGAGGCTCTGGGCTGAACGTGGTGATCAACAATGCCGGGGTCATGCCGCCCTGTACTTTGGAGTCAGCCACTGCTAAAGACATGCTGGACGTCTACAACATCAACCTTGTGGGTCCAATGTTAGTGACCAAGGTCAGTTTTTCTGCTCCATAAGAGCAATCCCTTCCTGGATTACAGAGTGGGAAGCAGGCCCCCTTGTCGCAGAGTGGATTAGGACTTGCCCCTCCCAGGCCAGCTCCTGGCAGCACAGCTGGTCAGAGACAGCAAAGGGCAATACAGCAGCCTTTCCTCTTTGCATATGCAGACTGGATTTTTCTTCAATGCTGAGGGTCAAAATTATTACAAGACAAGAATGGGGTTTGTGGGCTTGGTCAGTGGGTTGTAAACGGTGCACCTGGATTTGAGTTAGGGAGGGAGGTCACTCCTCCCATCTTCAAAAGGCCCCTGGAGAATAGCCTCTGGCTAGGTGAATTCAAGGCTGAGTTGGAAAGAgaaagttctgctggatcagcccagctCTGTGACAGCATCTACCCTCCATTACTCCCAAACAAAGCTGAGTCTTAATATCTTCTGTTTTGAAAAAGCCAATTAGGATGTTGTGGGGTAGAAATTGAGAGGTGTAAGAAGCAAGGCCAGAGGTGGTTAGTCTTTgcaatcttgtgcccatttactAGATCTTCATGCAGACCATTTTTGTACAGCTGCAGAGCTTTTGCCTCTCTTTAGGAATTATTGCCGTTGCTGAAGAAGGCTGCCCACGGATCCAATCAGAAAGGCATGAGCTGCGGGAAAGCAGCCGTCATCAACATGTCCACCGTTCTAGGATCTATTGAGAAAACACCAGAGCATTATTTCTCTTTCCCAGTCGTCTCCTATCGCTGCAGCAAGGTCAGGCTTCTCCTGTGGGACATGGGTCAAATCTGGCATTTCTGTCCATTGCCTTCCTTGAGAAAGTTTTTCTACATACCCAACAATGGCTGGCCTAGTGAGCGATGTGCTACTGAAATGCCTTGTGTAACACCCACCAACTTTCTCCCTCTCCAAGTTGGACGTTTTGTCCATACTGAAATTGTTCTTAGAGTGGATAAAATGGCTTTGCGCACCTGAATTCCACAGTAAGAATTCTTCCAAAATTCATGTAGTGGCCATGTTGGcggagactgatgggagttgaggtccaaaacatctggagggtactaggTTGGGTAAGGCTACATTATATAATTATCGTACGGTACCTGTTGCAGTTTCCATGCCAGTGGCTGTTACCTCCTAGGGATGGTGGGGGAAGTTTCTGGACCAGTTGCAAGTGATGTGGCAACTGCAACTACACATCACCATCTTTTATTCTGTGTCTCAGTAGCAAAACTATCCCAGAACTTAGAATTCAGCTTCAGTGTCTGCCCAATCAGTGTTGGTTATGTGAACAGCAGGGAGACTTTGGGTCCAAAGTGAGTGGTCTTATAACCTCAATTTATATTGAGCCAGTAGCCTAGTTGACCTTTCTGCTCTCTGTCCATCTATGATTGGGGTCTGCTCATGTCTTCGTCCATCCCCAGGCTGCTTTGAACATGCTCACCAAGTGCCAATCAATGGGCTACAAAGATGATGGGATCCTGTGCACTGCTGTCCATCCTGGCTGGGTGAAAACAGAGCTGGGAAGTGAGCAGGTGAGTCAGCTAAGGATTTCTTCTTAAGAACTCTCTGCATTCTAAATcagaactacacacacacacactaatggctcatccacacttcttttCTGGGCACAGGTCTGGGATTTCCAGgtctaggcagagagagagagctgccctgccactttcctcaGTAAAACCAGtgtttttactgctgaattggagcaaatggcaatcagtTTTTCAGCAAACTGCTgtgtgctctgattcagcagtcaAATacagggtttcctggggaaagtggcagggcaaacaaaaaacaaaacacacacactcggacacagacctggaaatcctggatctgtgcctagaaatgtagCATAAAAGGAAGTCTGGCTGAGCTTAAGCCTGACCCGTTTTCTTGCTGAGTCTTACTACTGGTAATATTGTGCACACCCAAGGGAAGAGGCTCCTGCTGGCAGGCCCGAGCATTGACCTTCCTTGCCCACCCCAAGGAGTTGGCCACTAAAGTCTGAGTTAAGGAAGCCCCCAGGTGTTGGAGTGTCTTTGGCAATGGAAGGAGAGCATAGTTGTCAtgatggctagtagtcattgatagccttattctccacgaatttgtctaatcctcttttaaagccatctaagtcggtggccatcactgcctcctgtgggagtgagttccatgtttaactttcttttgtctgtcctaaatcttccaacgtTCTGCTTCACTGGATGTTCaagaattctagtgttatgagaaaaactttcctctatccattttctccatggtAATCATTCATATATACATCAAACTGGAAGCCAAGAGCTCACTAACagatgcatttttattcacacttGCCTGTAATAAATACACTGCTGGACAcatttttggttggagaattgcatcacagATTTTTGGGGTGTGCCAATTTCCAAGGATAGCTGCATATAGTTTTGCTTATTGTCTGGAGAAGTGAAAATTCAGTCAGGCCCACACTAAAATTACAACCAAAGACAAACTTATC includes:
- the LOC118087188 gene encoding C-signal; the protein is MASGHIRSVLVTGSNRGIGLQLVKCFLEKPNPPQVVFATCRDPEGARAQELRHLASKHPNLAILQLETTDEASVKAAARKVEARLGGSGLNVVINNAGVMPPCTLESATAKDMLDVYNINLVGPMLVTKELLPLLKKAAHGSNQKGMSCGKAAVINMSTVLGSIEKTPEHYFSFPVVSYRCSKAALNMLTKCQSMGYKDDGILCTAVHPGWVKTELGSEQADLTVEESVCGIMKVLCNLSEKQHGVLVTWEGNVLPW